The following proteins are co-located in the Halarcobacter sp. genome:
- a CDS encoding DUF485 domain-containing protein — protein sequence MNEQLVEKIKANPNYQQLVKKRTSFAIKLGIFVLAMFYAYILTIAFNPSLLGTKTGDGVMTIGYPIGIAIIVISFLTTLIYVRRANGEYEELIEKVREDVKDEL from the coding sequence ATGAATGAACAATTAGTAGAAAAAATCAAAGCAAATCCTAACTATCAACAATTAGTTAAGAAAAGAACAAGTTTTGCAATAAAACTTGGAATATTTGTTTTAGCAATGTTTTATGCTTATATATTGACTATTGCATTTAACCCATCACTTTTAGGAACAAAAACTGGAGATGGTGTAATGACTATTGGATACCCAATTGGTATTGCAATTATTGTAATTAGTTTTCTTACAACATTAATCTATGTTAGAAGAGCAAATGGAGAATATGAAGAATTAATTGAAAAAGTAAGAGAAGATGTAAAGGATGAATTATAA